A single window of Pseudomonas lijiangensis DNA harbors:
- a CDS encoding non-ribosomal peptide synthetase produces the protein MQELLESVKSLSARERKALAVLLKRQGVNLYAVTPIFKRESQEPSALSFAQQRQWIIWQLDPQSATYNIPLALRLHGSLNVEALRRSFEHLIARHETLRTTFEQQGDDALQVVHPAGPFALNVDRLQAGETVETYVEQEVQRPFDLQNGPLLRVRLLSLGDDEHVLVLTQHHIVSDGWSMPIMVDELLRLYEACSQGREPQLAALPIQYADYALWQRNWLEMGEQERQLTYWKNQLGDQQPVLELPTDRSRPAVRGNGGARINVELDGALLCRLKDVARQQGVTLFMLLLASFQTLLHRYTGQNDVRVGVPIANRNRAETEGLIGFFVNTQVLKAGFDSQTTVAQLLQQVKQTALQAQAHQDLPFEQLVEALQPERDLSRSPLFQVAYNHQTQGRNEARQLPGLRLEYQVSDKHTAQFDLTLDTCEREDGLGASLIYATDLFDAATIERMADHWRNVLHAMTADIQQRIADLPLLSAAERQQTLQDWNREVAVFPSTQCAHQMIEAQAARVPQAIALSLGNQHLTYEALNRRANRLAHKLREQGVGPEVRVGLAVERSLEMIVGLLAILKAGGAYVPLDPDSPQERLNYLMDDSGITLLLTQDHLLASLPLPPQVKTLSLSDALEGYAESNPVNLSAPDNLAYVIYTSGSTGKPKGTLLPHHNLMRLFAATDDWFKFDERDVWTLFHSYAFDFSVWEIFGALLHGGRLVIVPRDVSRSPEDFHTLLVQEQVTVLNQTPSAFKQLMRVACDSSKALALRSVIFGGEALDVTSLSPWFERFGDQSPQLINMYGITETTVHVTYRPITKADTLNAASPIGEAIPDLSWYVLDADFNPVALGCSGELHIGHAGLARGYHNRAALTAERFVPDPFSQDGGRLYRTGDLARYRTEGVIEYAGRIDHQVKIRGFRIELGEIEARLQAQASVREVIVLALDGQLVAYLVPQDSGIDHQVLREQLKAELKAHLPDYMVPTHFVVLDAMPLTGNGKLDRKALPKPDASQLQNSYVAPQSELEQQLAAIWADVLKVERVGLNDNFFELGGHSLLATQVISRIRQQLNLELSLRNLFEAQNLAGFAQAAGQGQVSQAPGFIKADRTQPLGLSYAQQRQWFLWQLEPESTAYNMPVALRLNGPLDIDALEQSFTALIARHETLRTTFRQSGEQAEQVVHPASVFTLPVEQVPVGQTLEVCVQQEVQRPFDLEQGPLLRVRLLNLGENRHVLVLTQHHIVSDGWSMPIMVDELVRLYEGYSQGREVDLGELAIQYADYALWQRTWMEAGEQARQLAYWKEQLGDQQPILELPADRPRPAVQSHAGARLGLELESDLVDSLKDVARQEGVTLFMLLLASFQSLLHRHSGQNDIRVGVPIANRTRAETEGLIGFFVNTQVLRAEFDLHTTFSELLQQVRQTALQAQAHQELPFEQLVEALQPQRSLSHSPLFQVMFNHQTQAGAEVRELSGLSIQGLESDSHAAQFDLSLGTTEHADGLSAGLTYATALFDGATIERMAEHWLTLLKAICIDARQRVSELPMQSEAERQQILQGWNDSAAVYPNEQCLPALIEAQVQATPDALALTLSSEQLTYRQLNSRANQLAHKLRELGVGPDVLVGVAVQRSLEQVIGLLAILKAGGAYVPLDPDFPQDRLAYMIEDSGLQLLLTQTALRERLPIPASVQSLCLDQAGDWLQGYSEENPVNPAHAQNLAYVIYTSGSTGQPKGVIIGHQALVNFLHSMAGQPGLKATDKVLSLTSLSFDIAGLELYLPLIRGASVVLLRPDENKDPHALLAVIEQQAVSVIQATPSTWRMLLDSAPAGALQGKTVLCGGEALSVELAQRLIDQAGHVWNVYGPTETTVWSARHYLTRSDDIWLGRPLANTRLHIVSDDINVLPIGTRGELLIGGDGLARGYHQRAALTAERFIPDPFGPPGSRLYRTGDLTRYHADGVIEYVGRLDHQVKIRGFRIELGEIEARLQEHPSVHEATVIDIDGPAGKQLVAYLVAVDGAQDFDAQRDQLKAHLRAGLPDYMVPSHFVRLQQMPLTPNGKLDRKALPKPDASQLQRRYVAPSAGQEQQIADIWAQVLKVERVGLTDDFFELGGHSLLAAQLISRIHSGLGIDVPLRLVFEKPQLNNFIQALQSSGLSLTEDGLSDIEKMMNEMAGI, from the coding sequence GTGCAAGAGTTGCTTGAGTCCGTTAAATCGCTGTCCGCCCGTGAACGCAAGGCGCTGGCGGTACTGCTGAAGCGACAGGGGGTGAATCTCTACGCCGTCACGCCAATCTTCAAGAGAGAGTCGCAGGAACCTTCTGCACTCTCTTTTGCCCAGCAGCGGCAATGGATCATCTGGCAGCTTGACCCTCAAAGCGCCACCTACAACATCCCCCTGGCTCTGCGCCTGCACGGCAGCCTGAATGTCGAAGCGCTGCGCCGCAGTTTCGAACACCTGATCGCCCGTCACGAAACCCTGCGCACGACCTTCGAGCAGCAAGGCGACGACGCCCTGCAAGTGGTGCATCCGGCTGGCCCTTTCGCTCTGAATGTGGATCGTCTGCAGGCCGGTGAAACGGTCGAGACTTACGTCGAACAGGAAGTGCAACGGCCCTTCGATCTGCAGAACGGTCCGCTGTTGCGGGTCAGGCTCCTGAGCCTTGGGGATGACGAACATGTGCTGGTTCTGACCCAGCACCATATCGTCTCCGATGGCTGGTCGATGCCGATCATGGTCGATGAGTTGCTGCGCCTTTACGAAGCCTGCAGCCAGGGACGCGAGCCGCAACTGGCAGCGCTGCCGATCCAGTATGCCGATTACGCCTTGTGGCAGCGCAACTGGCTGGAAATGGGTGAGCAGGAGCGCCAGCTGACTTACTGGAAAAACCAGTTGGGCGACCAGCAGCCGGTGCTTGAACTGCCCACCGATCGTTCACGTCCGGCCGTGCGTGGTAACGGCGGGGCGCGCATCAATGTCGAACTGGATGGCGCACTGCTGTGCCGCTTGAAGGACGTGGCGCGGCAACAGGGCGTGACCCTGTTCATGTTGTTGCTGGCTTCGTTCCAGACCCTGTTGCATCGCTATACCGGCCAAAACGATGTGCGTGTCGGCGTGCCGATTGCCAACCGCAACCGCGCCGAAACCGAGGGCCTGATCGGCTTCTTCGTCAACACTCAGGTGCTCAAGGCCGGGTTCGATTCGCAGACGACGGTTGCCCAACTGTTGCAACAGGTCAAGCAGACCGCCTTGCAGGCTCAGGCTCATCAGGACCTGCCTTTCGAGCAACTGGTGGAAGCCTTGCAGCCGGAGCGCGATCTGAGTCGCAGCCCGTTGTTTCAGGTTGCCTATAACCACCAGACCCAGGGCCGGAACGAGGCCCGACAGTTGCCCGGCCTGCGTCTGGAATACCAGGTGTCGGACAAGCACACCGCGCAGTTCGACCTGACTCTGGATACCTGTGAGCGGGAAGACGGCCTGGGCGCTTCGCTGATCTACGCCACCGACCTGTTCGATGCCGCAACCATCGAGCGCATGGCCGATCACTGGCGCAATGTGTTGCACGCCATGACAGCCGATATCCAGCAGCGCATCGCGGACCTGCCATTGCTGAGCGCTGCCGAGCGCCAGCAGACGTTGCAGGACTGGAATCGCGAGGTGGCGGTTTTCCCAAGCACACAGTGCGCTCATCAGATGATCGAAGCTCAGGCTGCTCGCGTCCCTCAGGCCATTGCCCTGAGCCTGGGTAATCAGCACCTGACTTATGAAGCCCTGAACCGTCGCGCCAACCGCTTGGCCCACAAGCTGCGGGAGCAGGGCGTTGGGCCTGAGGTGCGTGTCGGACTGGCGGTGGAGCGCAGCCTGGAAATGATCGTCGGCCTGTTGGCGATCCTCAAGGCCGGTGGCGCCTATGTGCCGCTGGACCCGGATTCCCCGCAGGAACGTCTGAATTACCTGATGGACGACAGCGGCATTACCTTGCTGCTGACCCAGGACCACTTACTGGCCAGCCTGCCGCTGCCACCGCAAGTGAAAACCCTGTCGCTGAGCGATGCGCTGGAAGGTTATGCCGAGAGCAATCCGGTCAACCTGAGCGCGCCGGATAACCTGGCTTACGTGATCTACACCTCGGGTTCCACCGGCAAGCCGAAGGGCACGTTGCTGCCCCATCACAACCTGATGCGCCTGTTTGCGGCCACCGATGACTGGTTCAAGTTTGATGAGCGCGATGTCTGGACCCTGTTCCATTCCTACGCTTTCGATTTCTCGGTGTGGGAGATTTTCGGCGCACTGCTGCACGGCGGTCGTCTGGTTATCGTGCCTCGGGATGTGAGCCGCTCACCGGAAGATTTCCATACCTTGCTGGTGCAGGAACAGGTCACGGTATTGAACCAGACACCGTCGGCGTTCAAGCAACTGATGCGTGTTGCTTGCGACAGCTCAAAGGCTCTGGCTTTACGTTCGGTAATCTTCGGCGGCGAGGCACTGGACGTCACCAGCCTGAGCCCATGGTTCGAGCGCTTTGGCGACCAGAGCCCGCAACTGATCAATATGTACGGCATCACCGAAACCACGGTGCATGTCACCTATCGCCCCATCACCAAAGCCGACACCCTGAATGCTGCCAGCCCCATTGGCGAGGCGATTCCCGATCTGTCCTGGTACGTGCTGGATGCAGATTTCAACCCGGTTGCCCTGGGTTGCAGCGGCGAACTGCATATCGGCCATGCCGGTCTGGCACGGGGTTATCACAACCGTGCAGCACTTACCGCCGAACGCTTTGTGCCGGACCCGTTCTCCCAAGACGGCGGTCGCCTGTATCGCACCGGCGACTTGGCCCGTTATAGGACAGAAGGCGTGATCGAATACGCCGGGCGTATCGACCATCAGGTGAAGATTCGCGGTTTCCGTATCGAGCTGGGTGAAATCGAGGCGCGCTTGCAGGCTCAGGCCAGCGTCCGGGAAGTCATCGTGCTGGCGCTGGACGGGCAACTGGTGGCGTATCTGGTGCCGCAGGATTCAGGCATCGATCATCAGGTCCTGCGCGAACAACTGAAAGCCGAACTCAAGGCCCATCTGCCGGATTACATGGTGCCGACCCATTTCGTGGTGCTGGACGCCATGCCATTGACCGGCAACGGCAAGCTGGACCGCAAGGCCTTGCCCAAGCCGGATGCCAGCCAGTTGCAGAACAGCTATGTGGCGCCGCAAAGCGAGCTGGAGCAACAACTGGCTGCCATCTGGGCGGACGTGCTGAAAGTCGAGCGGGTGGGTTTGAACGACAATTTCTTCGAGCTGGGCGGCCACTCGCTGCTGGCGACCCAGGTGATTTCCCGGATTCGTCAGCAACTGAACCTCGAACTGTCGTTGCGCAACCTGTTTGAAGCCCAGAATCTGGCCGGTTTTGCCCAGGCGGCAGGGCAAGGGCAGGTCAGTCAGGCTCCCGGCTTCATCAAGGCCGACCGCACTCAGCCGCTGGGCCTGTCCTATGCCCAGCAGCGTCAGTGGTTTCTCTGGCAGCTTGAGCCAGAGAGCACCGCGTACAACATGCCGGTCGCCCTGCGCCTGAACGGTCCGCTGGATATTGATGCGCTGGAGCAGAGCTTCACCGCCCTGATTGCCCGTCATGAAACCCTGCGCACGACCTTCCGCCAGAGCGGTGAGCAGGCGGAGCAGGTCGTTCATCCGGCGTCGGTTTTCACGCTGCCGGTCGAGCAGGTGCCCGTCGGCCAGACACTGGAAGTCTGTGTACAGCAGGAAGTGCAGCGTCCCTTCGATCTGGAGCAGGGTCCGCTGTTGCGGGTCAGGCTGCTGAACCTGGGCGAAAACCGGCATGTGCTGGTGTTGACCCAGCACCATATCGTTTCCGATGGCTGGTCGATGCCGATCATGGTCGACGAACTGGTGCGCCTGTACGAAGGCTACAGCCAGGGACGTGAAGTCGATCTGGGTGAACTGGCGATTCAGTACGCCGATTACGCTCTCTGGCAGCGCACCTGGATGGAAGCCGGCGAACAGGCTCGGCAACTGGCTTACTGGAAAGAACAGCTGGGCGACCAGCAGCCGATTCTGGAGTTGCCTGCGGACCGGCCACGGCCTGCTGTGCAGAGCCATGCCGGTGCCCGGTTGGGTCTTGAGCTGGAATCTGATCTGGTGGACAGCCTCAAAGACGTGGCTCGTCAGGAAGGCGTGACGCTGTTCATGTTGCTGCTGGCCTCTTTCCAGAGCCTGCTGCATCGCCATTCGGGGCAGAACGATATTCGCGTCGGCGTGCCGATTGCCAACCGCACCCGTGCCGAAACCGAAGGTTTGATCGGCTTCTTCGTCAACACCCAGGTGCTGCGAGCCGAGTTCGATCTGCACACCACCTTCAGCGAGCTGTTGCAGCAGGTCAGACAGACCGCCTTGCAGGCCCAGGCTCATCAGGAGCTGCCTTTCGAGCAACTGGTGGAAGCCTTGCAGCCGCAGCGCAGCCTGAGTCATAGCCCGCTGTTCCAGGTGATGTTCAATCACCAGACTCAGGCCGGTGCCGAGGTTCGCGAGTTGTCCGGGCTGAGTATCCAGGGCCTTGAGTCGGACAGCCATGCGGCCCAGTTCGACCTGAGCCTTGGGACTACGGAGCATGCAGACGGCCTGAGCGCTGGCCTGACCTACGCCACGGCCCTGTTCGATGGCGCGACCATCGAGCGCATGGCCGAGCACTGGCTGACATTGCTCAAAGCCATCTGCATCGATGCCCGCCAGCGGGTCAGCGAGCTGCCGATGCAGAGCGAAGCCGAGCGTCAGCAGATTCTGCAAGGCTGGAATGACAGCGCGGCGGTTTATCCGAACGAGCAATGCCTGCCTGCGCTGATCGAAGCCCAGGTTCAGGCCACGCCTGATGCCCTTGCATTGACCCTGAGCAGCGAACAGCTGACCTATCGCCAGCTCAACAGCCGCGCCAACCAACTGGCCCACAAACTTCGCGAACTGGGTGTCGGCCCGGATGTGCTGGTGGGTGTTGCGGTGCAGCGCAGTCTGGAACAGGTGATCGGTCTGCTGGCGATTCTCAAGGCGGGCGGTGCCTATGTGCCGCTGGACCCTGACTTCCCTCAGGACCGTCTGGCCTACATGATCGAGGACAGCGGCCTGCAATTGTTGCTGACCCAGACCGCACTGCGTGAACGTCTGCCGATTCCGGCCAGTGTCCAGAGCCTGTGCCTGGATCAGGCCGGCGACTGGCTGCAAGGCTATAGCGAGGAAAACCCGGTCAACCCGGCACACGCGCAAAACCTGGCCTATGTGATCTACACCTCGGGCTCCACGGGGCAGCCCAAAGGCGTGATCATCGGCCATCAGGCGCTGGTCAATTTCCTGCACAGCATGGCCGGGCAGCCGGGGTTGAAGGCCACGGACAAGGTCCTGTCCCTGACCTCGTTGTCATTCGATATCGCCGGGCTGGAGTTGTACCTGCCGCTGATACGCGGCGCTTCGGTGGTGCTGTTGCGTCCCGATGAAAACAAGGACCCGCACGCCTTGCTGGCGGTGATCGAACAGCAGGCTGTCAGCGTGATCCAGGCCACGCCTTCCACCTGGCGCATGCTGCTGGACAGCGCGCCTGCCGGTGCCTTGCAAGGCAAGACGGTGCTGTGCGGTGGCGAGGCCTTGAGCGTCGAACTGGCTCAGCGCCTGATCGATCAGGCCGGGCATGTCTGGAACGTCTACGGGCCGACGGAAACCACCGTCTGGTCGGCGCGCCATTACCTGACCCGCAGTGACGATATCTGGCTGGGTCGGCCGCTGGCCAATACCCGACTGCACATCGTCAGCGACGATATCAACGTTCTGCCCATCGGCACCCGAGGTGAGCTGCTGATCGGCGGTGACGGTCTGGCGCGGGGGTATCACCAGCGGGCGGCGCTGACTGCCGAGCGCTTCATTCCCGATCCGTTCGGGCCGCCGGGTTCGCGGCTGTATCGCACCGGGGACCTGACGCGCTATCACGCCGACGGGGTGATCGAGTATGTCGGGCGTCTGGACCATCAGGTGAAGATCCGCGGTTTCCGTATCGAGCTGGGTGAAATCGAAGCCCGCCTGCAGGAGCACCCAAGCGTTCATGAAGCCACGGTCATCGATATCGACGGCCCGGCAGGCAAGCAACTGGTGGCGTATCTGGTCGCAGTCGATGGGGCGCAGGACTTCGATGCCCAGCGTGATCAGCTCAAGGCGCATCTGCGGGCCGGCTTGCCGGATTACATGGTGCCGAGCCACTTCGTCCGCTTGCAGCAGATGCCGCTGACCCCCAACGGCAAGCTGGATCGCAAGGCGTTGCCCAAGCCCGATGCCAGCCAGTTGCAGCGCCGTTATGTCGCGCCGTCCGCCGGGCAGGAACAACAGATCGCCGATATCTGGGCGCAGGTACTGAAGGTCGAGCGTGTCGGCCTGACCGACGACTTCTTCGAGCTGGGCGGACACTCGCTGTTGGCGGCCCAGCTTATTTCCAGAATCCATTCAGGCCTGGGGATCGATGTGCCCCTGCGCCTTGTTTTCGAGAAACCGCAATTGAACAACTTTATCCAGGCATTGCAGAGCAGCGGTTTGTCGCTGACCGAGGACGGCTTGTCCGATATCGAAAAAATGATGAATGAAATGGCGGGTATCTGA